Proteins co-encoded in one Cyprinus carpio isolate SPL01 chromosome B5, ASM1834038v1, whole genome shotgun sequence genomic window:
- the LOC109057344 gene encoding proline rich transmembrane protein 1B-like, producing the protein MELGKMASRRNEPTYLAWSIFNTFCCCLPLGIAAIIYSCRVNNANSLGDAGKAQESSRIAKNLNIASLVFGLIGVIMVIVMLVIQSSNM; encoded by the exons ATGGAGCTTGGGAAAATGGCATCCCGCAGAAATGAGCCAACTTATCTTGCCTGGTCCATCTTCAACACTTTTTGTTGCTGTTTGCCACTTGGGATTGCAGCAATCATTTACTCATGCAGAGTAA ACAATGCAAATTCACTTGGAGATGCTGGAAAAGCTCAAGAGTCCTCCAGGATAGCAAAGAACCTGAATATTGCTTCACTGGTGTTTGGACTGATTGGAGTAATTATGGTGATTGTAATGTTGGTGATTCAAAGCTCAAACATGTAA